The following coding sequences are from one Tachysurus vachellii isolate PV-2020 chromosome 7, HZAU_Pvac_v1, whole genome shotgun sequence window:
- the LOC132848050 gene encoding C-C motif chemokine 3-like — MSSRSLLLVLLVLACLQSFTTAQNENGPTQCCFRFLTRPIPVRVITAYKVTDLHCTKPGVIFTLQDGRLVCADPGFKWVKNHMKKIDQRRFNSLNDAEGSA, encoded by the exons atgAGCTCTCGTTCTCTCCTGCTGGTTCTGCTGGTTCTCGCCTGCCTTCAGTCCTTCACAACGGCCCAGA atGAAAATGGACCAACTCAGTGCTGTTTCAGATTTCTGACACGACCAATCCCTGTAAGAGTCATTACAGCTTATAAAGTAACAGATCTTCATTGTACAAAACCTGGAGTCAT CTTTACTCTACAGGACGGTCGTCTTGTGTGTGCAGATCCCGGCTTCAAGTGGGTGAAGAATCACATGAAGAAAATTGACCAGCGTCGGTTTAACAGTCTGAACGACGCTGAAGGGAGTGCTTAA